From a region of the Thiorhodovibrio winogradskyi genome:
- a CDS encoding PEP-CTERM sorting domain-containing protein: MENWAFSQNGSLQGLYHENNNIYSSYFESASVPEPSTLALLGLGLAGIGFRRHMKGM, translated from the coding sequence ATGGAAAACTGGGCATTCAGTCAGAATGGGAGCCTCCAGGGTCTCTACCACGAAAACAACAATATCTATTCCAGCTACTTCGAGTCTGCAAGCGTTCCGGAGCCGTCAACGCTCGCGTTATTGGGCCTAGGTCTCGCTGGTATCGGTTTCCGCAGGCACATGAAAGGAATGTGA
- a CDS encoding Rpn family recombination-promoting nuclease/putative transposase, producing MRHPIDPKIDCVFKALLGSQANRALLIHFLNATLGQDLAGPLTEVEILNPYNERKFLDDKLSIVDVKARDQAGRLYQIELQLLNLPELPARMLYGWADLYSAQLQDGEPYEHLRPTYAIWLLGQTLRPGLCEWFHRFRLRDDQGRELLDHGGLYLLELSKFAAETVVTELERWLKFFIEAPRLDESHLPEWMHTQEMHQAMSTLKAFSEKERAYHAYQARQNYLRQQISIQHHLDALQVEARQERAAKEQERAAKEQERAAKEQERAAKEQAQRFAEQERIAKESALAEIERLKAQLRDQAD from the coding sequence ATGCGCCATCCCATCGACCCCAAGATCGATTGTGTCTTCAAGGCCTTGCTCGGCTCGCAAGCGAACCGGGCGCTGCTGATCCATTTCCTCAATGCCACGCTGGGTCAGGATCTTGCCGGCCCCCTGACGGAGGTTGAGATCCTCAACCCCTACAACGAGCGCAAGTTTCTCGACGACAAACTCAGCATCGTCGACGTCAAGGCTCGCGACCAGGCCGGGCGGCTCTATCAGATCGAACTGCAACTGCTCAATCTCCCCGAACTGCCCGCGCGCATGCTCTATGGCTGGGCCGATCTCTACAGCGCCCAGTTACAGGACGGCGAACCCTATGAGCATCTCCGCCCGACTTACGCCATCTGGCTGCTGGGACAGACCCTGCGTCCCGGCCTGTGCGAATGGTTTCACCGCTTTCGGCTGCGCGATGACCAGGGCCGGGAACTGCTCGACCACGGTGGTCTCTACCTGTTGGAACTGAGCAAATTCGCCGCCGAGACCGTGGTCACCGAACTGGAGCGCTGGCTGAAGTTCTTCATCGAAGCGCCCCGCCTCGACGAATCGCATCTGCCCGAGTGGATGCACACCCAAGAGATGCACCAAGCCATGAGCACCCTAAAAGCCTTCTCCGAGAAAGAACGCGCCTACCACGCCTACCAGGCGCGGCAGAACTACCTGCGTCAGCAGATCAGTATCCAGCACCATCTCGACGCCTTGCAGGTCGAGGCGCGGCAGGAGCGGGCGGCAAAAGAGCAGGAGCGAGCGGCAAAAGAGCAGGAGCGGGCGGCAAAAGAGCAGGAGCGGGCGGCAAAAGAGCAAGCGCAGCGGTTCGCCGAGCAGGAGCGGATCGCGAAAGAATCGGCCCTGGCTGAAATCGAGCGCCTCAAGGCACAACTGCGCGATCAGGCGGATTAG
- a CDS encoding FliH/SctL family protein, which translates to MRFGNTPDQAPTAPHSTASRGPTHDSGYKLLYSHFPMVRDLLQGFVPGAWVGELDLFEVHHMLAENVESWTDQWKREGLQQGLEQGLEQGLEQGLEQGLEQGLEQGLEQGLEQGRAETRHLLSRLARRRFGPTIAGQAEPLLAAIHAPQPLEELAEQLLTCADGEEWLNAIQSKR; encoded by the coding sequence ATGCGATTCGGCAACACCCCTGATCAGGCGCCCACAGCGCCCCACTCGACAGCGTCTCGTGGACCCACGCATGACAGCGGCTACAAGCTGCTGTATTCGCACTTCCCGATGGTCCGCGATCTGCTGCAAGGATTCGTGCCCGGCGCCTGGGTCGGGGAACTGGATCTATTCGAGGTACACCACATGCTCGCCGAGAACGTCGAAAGCTGGACCGACCAATGGAAGCGCGAGGGATTACAGCAAGGTCTGGAACAAGGCTTGGAGCAAGGCTTGGAGCAAGGCTTGGAACAAGGTCTGGAGCAAGGTCTGGAGCAAGGTCTGGAGCAAGGTCTGGAACAAGGCCGCGCCGAAACCCGCCATCTGCTCAGCCGTCTCGCCCGTCGCCGCTTCGGGCCGACAATCGCCGGCCAAGCCGAGCCGCTCCTAGCCGCGATCCACGCCCCCCAGCCACTCGAAGAACTCGCTGAGCAACTGCTCACCTGCGCCGACGGAGAGGAATGGCTCAACGCCATCCAATCCAAGCGATAA
- a CDS encoding RpnC/YadD family protein — protein MSGFAERFIQQGLAQVLEEGRQEGRKEGEATILLHMLTKFGQQSDAIRQRVQAANAETLLRWSARVLTGDGLDAVYTEFEG, from the coding sequence ATGAGCGGATTCGCCGAACGGTTCATTCAGCAAGGTTTAGCGCAGGTTCTTGAGGAAGGGCGCCAGGAAGGACGCAAGGAAGGCGAGGCCACCATCCTGCTCCACATGCTCACCAAATTTGGTCAACAGAGCGACGCGATCCGACAGCGTGTGCAAGCGGCGAATGCCGAGACCCTGCTCCGCTGGTCGGCGCGGGTGTTGACAGGCGACGGCCTGGATGCCGTCTACACGGAGTTCGAGGGATGA
- a CDS encoding RpnC/YadD family protein, giving the protein MPQFRYALHDISERTSAEIKGAVLTRLAQLALRHIHDDQPLKRLRELLDLIEQVIDQPSALEILESLLRYYVQGTRRVEEEDVRILLQERPSGESVMQTFIERYIEQGKDILNKASSAASSMAALPCFCV; this is encoded by the coding sequence GTGCCCCAGTTTCGCTACGCCCTGCACGACATCTCCGAGCGCACCAGCGCCGAGATCAAGGGCGCCGTGCTTACCCGGCTGGCTCAGCTCGCCCTCAGGCATATCCACGACGACCAACCCCTCAAGCGTCTGCGTGAGCTGCTTGATCTCATCGAACAGGTCATCGACCAACCCAGTGCACTCGAGATCCTGGAATCCCTGCTGCGCTATTATGTCCAAGGCACGCGCCGGGTCGAGGAAGAAGACGTGCGTATCCTGCTCCAAGAACGTCCGAGTGGAGAGTCCGTGATGCAGACATTCATCGAAAGATATATTGAACAAGGGAAAGATATATTGAACAAGGCGAGCAGCGCGGCGAGCAGCATGGCCGCGCTACCGTGCTTCTGCGTCTGA
- a CDS encoding MarR family EPS-associated transcriptional regulator has protein sequence MNDELQYHVLKHLQANPQASQRDLARALGISLGRTNYCVRAVIERGWVKARNFRRSNNKLAYAYLLTPEGIEQKTRILARFLKRKEAEYQALQAEIEQLRAEAKTEADVDVDLETADEAATTRAQ, from the coding sequence TTGAACGACGAGCTCCAATACCACGTCCTCAAACACCTGCAAGCCAATCCCCAGGCCAGCCAGCGCGACCTTGCCCGCGCACTCGGCATCAGCCTTGGGCGCACCAACTACTGCGTGCGCGCCGTCATCGAGCGCGGCTGGGTCAAGGCGCGGAACTTCCGCCGCAGCAACAACAAGCTCGCCTACGCCTACCTGCTCACGCCCGAGGGCATCGAACAGAAAACGCGCATCCTCGCGCGCTTCCTCAAACGCAAAGAGGCCGAATACCAAGCTTTGCAGGCCGAGATCGAACAACTGCGGGCTGAAGCCAAAACCGAAGCCGACGTCGACGTCGACCTTGAAACCGCCGACGAGGCAGCAACAACCCGAGCCCAATGA
- a CDS encoding Rpn family recombination-promoting nuclease/putative transposase, which produces MRHPIDPKIDCVFKALLGSQANRALLIHFLNATLGQDLAGPLTEVEILNPYNEREFLADKLSIVDVKSRDQAGRLYQIELQLLNLPELPARMLYGWADLYSAQLQDGEPYERLRPTYAIWLLGQTLRPGLCEWFHRFRLRDDQGRELLDHGGLYLLELSKFAAETVVTELERWLKFFIEAPRLDESHLPEWMHTQEMHQAMSTLKAFSEKERAYHAYQSRQNYLRQQISIQRHLDALQVEARQERAAKEQERAAKEQERAAKEQAQQLAEQERTAKEQERLAKESALAEIERLKAQLRDQGY; this is translated from the coding sequence ATGCGCCATCCCATCGACCCCAAGATCGATTGTGTCTTCAAGGCCTTGCTCGGCTCGCAAGCGAACCGGGCGCTGCTGATCCATTTCCTCAATGCCACGCTGGGTCAGGATCTTGCCGGCCCCCTGACGGAGGTTGAGATCCTCAACCCCTACAACGAGCGCGAGTTTCTCGCCGACAAACTCAGCATCGTCGACGTCAAGTCCCGCGACCAGGCCGGGCGGCTCTATCAGATCGAACTGCAACTGCTCAATCTCCCCGAACTGCCCGCGCGCATGCTCTATGGCTGGGCCGATCTCTACAGCGCCCAGTTACAGGACGGCGAACCCTATGAGCGTCTCCGCCCGACTTACGCCATCTGGCTGCTGGGACAGACCCTGCGTCCCGGCCTGTGCGAATGGTTTCACCGCTTTCGGCTGCGCGATGACCAGGGCCGGGAACTGCTCGACCACGGCGGTCTCTACCTGTTGGAACTGAGCAAATTCGCCGCCGAGACCGTGGTCACCGAACTGGAGCGCTGGCTGAAGTTCTTCATCGAAGCGCCCCGCCTCGACGAATCGCATCTGCCCGAGTGGATGCACACCCAAGAGATGCACCAAGCCATGAGCACCCTAAAAGCCTTCTCCGAGAAAGAACGCGCCTACCACGCTTATCAGTCGCGGCAGAATTACCTGCGTCAGCAGATCAGTATCCAGCGCCATCTCGACGCCTTGCAGGTCGAGGCGCGGCAGGAGCGAGCGGCAAAAGAGCAGGAGCGAGCGGCAAAAGAGCAGGAGCGAGCGGCAAAAGAGCAAGCGCAGCAGCTCGCCGAGCAGGAGCGGACGGCGAAAGAACAGGAGCGGCTCGCGAAAGAATCGGCCCTGGCCGAAATCGAGCGCCTCAAGGCACAACTGCGCGATCAGGGGTATTAG
- a CDS encoding DUF1353 domain-containing protein, whose amino-acid sequence MTRRVWPLLPPVGRSGKAAVIHDWLCDEQPHSVDHRMAADIFNEAMAVLGEPAWSRAIMVWTVKWFGPKFRAGA is encoded by the coding sequence ATGACCCGCCGAGTCTGGCCCCTGCTGCCACCGGTCGGGCGCAGCGGCAAAGCCGCCGTCATCCACGACTGGCTCTGCGACGAGCAGCCGCACAGCGTCGACCACCGGATGGCCGCAGACATCTTCAACGAAGCCATGGCTGTGCTCGGCGAGCCCGCTTGGAGCCGCGCCATCATGGTCTGGACCGTCAAGTGGTTCGGGCCGAAGTTTCGCGCAGGCGCCTGA
- a CDS encoding helix-turn-helix domain-containing protein, producing the protein MLADEKPDVVARAQQKATEILLGIHLAELRERASKTQGELADALGVKQPTIAGMERPGHDLKLSSLKRYVEATGGKLRIDVELSDGSHFGFSL; encoded by the coding sequence TTGCTCGCCGACGAGAAGCCCGACGTTGTAGCGCGCGCTCAACAAAAGGCCACAGAGATTCTGCTGGGCATTCACCTAGCGGAACTGCGCGAGCGCGCTAGCAAGACCCAGGGCGAGTTGGCTGACGCGCTCGGCGTGAAACAACCGACCATTGCCGGCATGGAGAGGCCCGGACATGACCTCAAGCTGTCTTCGCTCAAGCGCTATGTCGAAGCGACCGGTGGCAAATTGCGGATCGATGTTGAGCTCTCCGACGGGTCACATTTTGGTTTTTCGCTGTAG
- a CDS encoding Rpn family recombination-promoting nuclease/putative transposase has protein sequence MRHPIDPKIDCVFKALLGSQANRALLIHFLNATLGQDLAGPLTEVEILNPYNEREFLDDKLSIVDVKARDQAGRLYQIELQLLNLPELPARMLYGWADLYSAQLQDGEPYEHLRPTYAIWLLGQTLRSGLCEWFHRFRLRDDQGRELLDHGGLYLLELSKFAAETVVTELERWLKFFIEAPRLDETHLPEWMHTQEMHQAMSTLKAFSEKERAYHAYQSRQNYLRQQISIQRHLDALQVEARQERAAKEQERAAKEQERAAKEQAQQLAEQERTAKEQERTAKEQERLAKEAALAELERLKAQLRDQGD, from the coding sequence ATGCGCCATCCCATCGACCCCAAGATCGATTGTGTCTTCAAGGCCTTGCTCGGCTCGCAAGCGAACCGGGCGCTGCTGATCCATTTCCTCAATGCCACGCTGGGTCAGGATCTTGCCGGCCCCCTGACGGAGGTTGAGATCCTCAACCCCTACAACGAGCGCGAGTTTCTCGACGACAAACTCAGCATCGTCGACGTCAAGGCCCGCGACCAGGCTGGGCGGCTCTATCAGATCGAACTGCAACTGCTCAATCTCCCCGAACTGCCCGCGCGCATGCTCTATGGCTGGGCCGATCTCTACAGCGCCCAGTTACAGGACGGCGAACCCTATGAGCATCTCCGCCCGACTTACGCCATCTGGCTGCTGGGACAGACCCTGCGTTCCGGCCTGTGCGAATGGTTTCACCGCTTTCGGCTGCGCGATGACCAGGGCCGGGAACTGCTCGACCACGGCGGTCTCTACCTGTTGGAACTGAGCAAATTCGCCGCCGAGACCGTGGTCACCGAACTGGAGCGCTGGCTGAAGTTCTTCATCGAAGCGCCCCGCCTCGACGAAACGCATCTGCCCGAGTGGATGCACACCCAAGAGATGCACCAAGCCATGAGCACCCTAAAAGCCTTCTCCGAGAAAGAACGCGCCTACCACGCTTATCAGTCGCGGCAGAATTACCTGCGTCAGCAGATCAGTATCCAGCGCCATCTCGACGCCTTGCAGGTCGAGGCGCGGCAGGAGCGAGCGGCAAAAGAGCAGGAGCGAGCGGCAAAAGAGCAGGAGCGGGCGGCAAAAGAGCAAGCGCAGCAGCTCGCCGAGCAGGAGCGGACGGCGAAAGAACAGGAGCGGACGGCGAAAGAACAGGAGCGGCTCGCGAAAGAAGCGGCCCTGGCCGAACTCGAGCGCCTCAAGGCACAACTGCGCGATCAGGGGGATTAG
- a CDS encoding nucleotidyltransferase domain-containing protein has protein sequence MTLTSSDPVPTAFAHEVRKRLGTHLKELRLFGSRARGDARDHSDYDMLVIVDSRSPEIHAMILDVEVGLIDRYEALVTSIVRTEEEWKLRQGSPLALNIEREGRLL, from the coding sequence ATGACGTTGACATCCTCCGACCCAGTACCAACCGCTTTCGCGCATGAAGTGCGAAAGAGACTAGGTACTCACCTGAAGGAACTGCGCCTATTCGGTTCCCGCGCCCGAGGTGACGCTCGAGACCATTCCGACTATGACATGTTGGTGATCGTCGACAGTCGATCGCCCGAAATCCATGCCATGATTCTCGATGTCGAAGTAGGGTTGATCGACCGCTATGAGGCGTTGGTGACATCCATTGTCAGAACCGAAGAAGAATGGAAGCTGCGGCAAGGAAGCCCTTTAGCCCTCAATATCGAGCGTGAGGGACGGTTGTTATGA
- a CDS encoding ISL3 family transposase yields the protein METTSLFSVALGLSAPWFVDDVRFDPVAGRIDFALGYQRGAHFPCPHCGTEHQPVHDTQAREWRHLNFFQYEAYLQAKVPRVRCAQCGKTTQIPVPWARPNTSFTQLMEALIVTLCRAMPVAGVARLLRVSDMRVWRVLESYVDAARAQEDFSSVKDIGLDETAARRGHHYISLFHDMEAERLVFATEGRKAEVVDQFAEDLEAHGGCAENIRSVCIDMSSAYQAGVAEHLPWADITFDEFHVIQMVNKAVDEVRRAEVKTEPGLKRSRYLWLKDKSDWTRRQIGQFADLRRLNLKTHRAWRIKEALREIFRTATSREEAEPLLKAWVSWARRCRLEPMKKVAQTIKDHWEGVLNAFDSRLTNGRVEAINGQIQAAKAKARGYGTVKHLITIAYLIAGKLTRLPACPFDAAACATLSA from the coding sequence ATGGAAACCACGTCGCTGTTCTCTGTTGCCCTGGGCTTGTCTGCTCCCTGGTTTGTTGATGATGTGCGCTTCGATCCAGTGGCTGGACGCATCGACTTCGCGCTCGGCTATCAACGTGGGGCGCACTTTCCCTGCCCGCATTGCGGCACCGAGCATCAGCCGGTTCATGACACCCAAGCGCGCGAATGGCGGCATCTGAACTTCTTCCAATACGAGGCGTATCTGCAGGCGAAGGTGCCGCGGGTGCGTTGCGCGCAGTGCGGCAAGACAACGCAAATTCCCGTGCCCTGGGCGCGGCCCAACACCAGCTTCACCCAACTGATGGAAGCCTTGATTGTGACCTTGTGCCGGGCCATGCCGGTGGCTGGGGTCGCGCGCTTGCTGCGCGTGAGCGACATGCGTGTGTGGCGCGTGCTGGAGTCCTATGTCGATGCCGCCCGTGCGCAGGAGGATTTCTCCAGCGTCAAGGACATCGGCCTCGATGAGACCGCCGCGCGGCGCGGACATCACTACATTAGCTTGTTCCATGATATGGAGGCTGAGCGACTGGTGTTCGCCACCGAGGGGCGCAAGGCGGAGGTGGTCGATCAATTCGCCGAGGATCTTGAGGCCCATGGCGGCTGCGCCGAGAACATCCGCTCGGTCTGCATCGATATGTCGAGCGCTTATCAGGCCGGCGTCGCGGAACACTTGCCCTGGGCCGACATCACCTTCGATGAGTTCCATGTCATTCAAATGGTCAACAAAGCCGTTGATGAGGTGCGTCGCGCGGAGGTGAAAACCGAACCCGGTCTGAAGCGTTCGCGCTACCTATGGCTGAAGGACAAAAGCGACTGGACGCGCCGCCAGATCGGACAGTTCGCCGACCTGCGTCGGCTCAATCTCAAAACCCACCGTGCCTGGCGAATCAAGGAGGCGCTGCGCGAGATTTTCCGCACCGCGACCTCCCGTGAAGAAGCCGAACCCTTACTAAAAGCCTGGGTCAGTTGGGCGCGTCGCTGCCGCCTTGAGCCGATGAAGAAGGTCGCTCAGACGATCAAGGACCATTGGGAAGGCGTGCTTAACGCGTTCGATTCGCGCCTGACCAACGGTCGTGTTGAAGCCATCAATGGCCAGATCCAGGCCGCCAAAGCCAAAGCCCGTGGCTACGGCACGGTGAAGCATTTGATCACCATCGCCTACCTGATCGCCGGCAAGCTCACCCGCCTGCCCGCTTGTCCCTTTGATGCAGCAGCGTGTGCCACCCTTTCGGCTTAA
- a CDS encoding HEPN domain-containing protein, producing MTPQIDAVLQKAAEKMRVADILVAASAWGDAASRAYYAAFHAISALHLSRGNSFSSHAQSIGQFNKDFVRTGVFPSEFTATLTRLFEDRQSGDYDLAGVITEEEAKRDVGDARRILEAIDRYLGSQSNE from the coding sequence ATGACACCCCAAATCGACGCGGTGCTTCAGAAAGCGGCTGAGAAAATGCGCGTCGCCGACATACTCGTCGCTGCCAGCGCTTGGGGCGATGCGGCATCACGAGCCTACTACGCGGCTTTTCATGCCATCAGCGCCTTACATCTTTCCCGAGGGAATTCTTTTTCCTCTCATGCTCAGTCGATCGGGCAATTCAATAAGGATTTCGTGCGTACCGGTGTTTTTCCCAGTGAGTTTACGGCGACGCTGACGCGCCTGTTCGAGGATCGTCAAAGTGGCGATTACGACTTGGCTGGAGTGATTACCGAAGAAGAAGCAAAGCGAGATGTAGGCGATGCCAGGCGCATTCTTGAAGCAATCGACCGTTATTTGGGATCACAGTCCAATGAATGA
- a CDS encoding DUF2887 domain-containing protein, which produces MKTDHPIYLFLSAGAEAFRVLTGGMRLEGAYRFSSTTLRTVERRLDGLLEPEGHAGPVYVVEFQGQGSERAGYNLLAKIGLYGEQCPTRDVIGIGVFLREGDVPGYPGGLCTSPDMVRIVILEQILPDWLAREPENPYLAVFAPLLIEDEAELRARAPELWQGIQTAPLPPDARELLSQVMEFWFFERFCGLTAQEIWAMLNLVTPIQETRAYQSIFAEGKVEGEAKGEAKGKANTLKRQIKRRFGRLSTAAEQRIDAAAVAQLDVWLDDILDTDSVDSLLGKEL; this is translated from the coding sequence ATGAAAACCGACCACCCCATCTATCTCTTTCTATCCGCCGGTGCCGAGGCGTTTCGGGTGTTGACCGGCGGGATGCGGCTGGAAGGTGCCTATCGTTTCAGCTCCACCACGCTCAGGACGGTGGAACGGCGGCTAGACGGACTGCTGGAACCCGAGGGGCACGCCGGGCCGGTCTATGTGGTCGAATTCCAGGGGCAAGGTTCGGAGCGGGCCGGTTACAATCTGCTGGCTAAGATCGGACTCTACGGCGAACAGTGTCCGACGCGGGATGTCATCGGCATCGGCGTGTTTCTTCGCGAAGGCGATGTCCCGGGTTATCCCGGCGGGCTATGCACCTCGCCCGACATGGTGCGCATCGTCATCCTGGAGCAGATCCTGCCGGACTGGCTGGCGCGCGAGCCGGAGAATCCCTATCTGGCGGTGTTCGCGCCGCTGCTGATCGAGGACGAGGCGGAATTGCGCGCCCGCGCCCCGGAGCTTTGGCAAGGGATCCAGACGGCGCCGCTCCCGCCTGATGCGCGCGAGCTGTTATCGCAAGTCATGGAATTTTGGTTTTTCGAACGCTTTTGCGGTCTGACCGCACAGGAGATCTGGGCTATGTTGAATCTGGTGACCCCCATCCAAGAGACCCGCGCCTATCAATCCATCTTTGCCGAGGGCAAGGTCGAGGGCGAGGCCAAGGGCGAGGCCAAGGGCAAGGCGAACACCCTCAAGCGGCAGATCAAACGCCGTTTCGGTCGTCTGTCCACCGCGGCCGAGCAGCGCATCGACGCGGCGGCGGTCGCGCAGCTCGATGTCTGGCTCGATGACATCCTCGACACCGACAGCGTGGACAGCCTGCTCGGGAAGGAGCTATAG
- a CDS encoding FkbM family methyltransferase — MLQGVAATLEHDSALGRERFAAVIDVGANKGQFATYARLRWPRARLICFEPLPEPRAKLARVTRGRAEIQACALGAAPGEGELHLATRADYSSLLALGERQKTLFGMDEAGVLRVPIQRLDACISAPLARGRLPRAGSRC; from the coding sequence TTGCTGCAGGGCGTCGCCGCCACCCTGGAGCACGACAGCGCCCTTGGGCGCGAACGCTTCGCCGCCGTCATCGACGTCGGCGCCAACAAGGGCCAGTTCGCCACTTATGCCCGCCTGCGCTGGCCGCGGGCGCGGCTGATCTGCTTCGAGCCGCTGCCAGAGCCGCGCGCCAAGCTCGCCCGTGTCACTCGTGGTCGGGCCGAGATCCAGGCCTGCGCCCTCGGCGCCGCGCCCGGCGAGGGCGAACTGCACCTCGCCACCCGCGCCGACTACTCCTCGCTGCTCGCCTTGGGTGAGCGTCAAAAGACCCTCTTCGGCATGGACGAGGCCGGGGTGTTGCGGGTACCCATTCAGCGCCTGGACGCCTGCATCAGCGCGCCGCTGGCGCGGGGTCGGCTTCCGCGCGCCGGGAGCCGGTGCTGA
- a CDS encoding lipopolysaccharide biosynthesis protein: MTFVAQGFKFVIQLTSIAVLARLLSPSDFGLVAMVTILTGLLSKFMDGGLSMATIQRPDVTQGQISNLFWINVALGLLLTILTIACAPALALVYDEPRLTWIGVVLSMSFLIGGLAVQHTALLKRQMQFKVLARIDVISMTCGVLAGIVSAWGGLGYWSLVILTLSTTASQVILVWLASDWCPGAPLRGTGVRPMLRFGISLTGANFVGYLASNLTPFVVGLVGGAQQLGLYNRANTLTAIPSTQILPPVMNVAQPALCRVAGDPERFRRAALSLIRKVSLLTMFITVSMVVLADWIVDIFLGPGWDAAVPMFRLLAVFSLVEPVATITSILLIAAGKANALLKWKLMTLGIIAVSVAIGSIWGSMGIIAAYSLSGLLIRLPFFLVYASRHIPVSRTDFLNVFLPFLALALFLLLALIGLRSSLEIVNATTGIVIFLPVALVFYLLAGLTIKDVRIEIMDIYQTTLVTIKGRKG, translated from the coding sequence GTGACTTTCGTTGCTCAGGGCTTCAAGTTCGTCATCCAGTTGACCTCCATCGCGGTGCTAGCCCGTTTGCTCAGCCCCTCGGATTTTGGCCTCGTCGCGATGGTCACGATTCTGACCGGCTTATTGAGTAAATTCATGGATGGCGGCTTATCCATGGCGACGATCCAGCGTCCGGATGTCACTCAAGGGCAAATCTCCAATCTCTTCTGGATCAATGTCGCCCTTGGCCTCCTGTTGACCATCCTGACGATCGCTTGCGCACCGGCGCTCGCCCTGGTCTATGACGAACCACGTCTGACCTGGATCGGTGTTGTCCTTTCGATGTCCTTCTTGATCGGCGGTTTGGCCGTTCAGCACACGGCTTTACTCAAACGCCAGATGCAATTCAAGGTGCTCGCGCGCATTGATGTGATCTCCATGACATGCGGCGTCTTGGCCGGAATCGTTTCCGCTTGGGGCGGGCTGGGGTACTGGTCACTGGTCATCTTGACGCTGAGCACCACGGCATCCCAAGTCATACTGGTCTGGCTGGCAAGCGACTGGTGCCCTGGCGCGCCGTTGCGCGGCACCGGCGTCCGGCCGATGTTGAGATTTGGCATCAGTCTGACTGGTGCAAACTTCGTCGGTTATCTCGCCTCGAACCTCACGCCCTTTGTTGTCGGCCTGGTGGGAGGCGCGCAACAACTCGGTTTGTATAACCGCGCCAACACCCTGACGGCGATCCCTTCGACTCAGATCCTCCCGCCGGTGATGAACGTGGCGCAACCCGCGCTTTGCCGGGTTGCTGGTGATCCAGAGCGATTCAGGCGGGCCGCGCTGTCGTTGATTCGCAAGGTGTCATTGTTGACGATGTTCATCACCGTCTCCATGGTCGTGCTGGCTGATTGGATTGTGGACATCTTCCTTGGTCCCGGTTGGGACGCCGCTGTCCCGATGTTTCGTCTACTCGCCGTCTTTTCCTTAGTGGAACCGGTGGCAACCATAACGAGTATCCTGTTGATCGCGGCCGGCAAGGCTAATGCTCTGCTCAAATGGAAACTGATGACGCTCGGCATTATAGCCGTCTCGGTGGCTATAGGTTCCATATGGGGCAGCATGGGTATTATCGCCGCATACTCACTATCCGGATTATTGATTCGGCTCCCCTTCTTTCTTGTTTACGCGAGCCGACATATTCCTGTTTCAAGAACTGATTTCCTTAACGTTTTCTTGCCTTTTCTGGCATTGGCGCTTTTCCTGTTACTGGCCTTAATCGGCTTAAGGTCGTCCTTGGAGATCGTAAATGCAACAACAGGGATTGTCATTTTTCTTCCAGTCGCATTGGTTTTTTATTTACTGGCGGGCCTGACGATCAAGGACGTGCGCATCGAAATAATGGATATATACCAAACTACATTGGTGACAATCAAAGGGAGAAAGGGCTGA
- a CDS encoding DUF3368 domain-containing protein, which translates to MDEREAAVIQLAQALRIDQVLIDERKGRKIARDIYGLRTLGTVRVLLEAKQSGLIDAICQPLQSMREHGYRIHEDIVQAALQQAGEVF; encoded by the coding sequence TTGGATGAGAGGGAGGCGGCTGTTATCCAGTTGGCTCAAGCTTTGCGCATCGATCAAGTCTTGATCGACGAACGCAAGGGACGGAAGATTGCGCGAGATATTTACGGACTGCGCACATTGGGGACGGTGAGGGTCTTGCTGGAGGCCAAACAGAGCGGCCTGATCGACGCGATCTGTCAACCGTTGCAATCGATGCGAGAACACGGCTACCGCATTCACGAAGATATCGTGCAGGCGGCCTTACAGCAGGCTGGTGAGGTGTTTTAG